One window from the genome of Treponema sp. OMZ 838 encodes:
- the pyrE gene encoding orotate phosphoribosyltransferase, producing MNAVHCDKKEIEIAVARTLFEVKAVKINVAEPFTFASGIRSPIYCDNRSLLGWPQQRTLITEAFTQLIPADTDVIAGVATAGVPWAAFIANALNKPLAYVRSAPKDHGTGSTIEGAAVADKKIALIEDLISTGKSSIGAVKSLRAAGAAEVSLKAIFSYQFAQADTNFKNENCPFESLSRFSVLIELLQKEKYLSPEEAAIALEWNKEPETWFDRVRRG from the coding sequence ATGAATGCTGTTCACTGTGATAAAAAAGAAATAGAAATTGCGGTTGCCCGCACGCTCTTTGAGGTAAAAGCCGTCAAGATTAACGTTGCGGAGCCTTTCACCTTTGCTTCGGGGATACGCAGCCCTATCTATTGCGATAACCGCTCTCTTTTAGGTTGGCCTCAACAGCGCACTCTCATTACAGAGGCTTTTACACAATTAATTCCTGCCGATACCGATGTGATTGCAGGCGTTGCTACGGCGGGAGTTCCGTGGGCGGCCTTCATTGCGAATGCCTTGAATAAACCGCTTGCTTACGTGCGTTCCGCGCCGAAAGATCACGGAACGGGCAGCACAATAGAAGGAGCGGCCGTTGCAGATAAGAAGATAGCGCTTATCGAAGATTTAATCTCGACGGGGAAGAGCAGCATCGGCGCGGTAAAGTCCTTACGTGCAGCCGGAGCCGCAGAGGTGAGTTTAAAAGCGATTTTTTCTTATCAATTTGCACAGGCTGATACCAACTTTAAAAACGAAAACTGCCCTTTTGAATCGCTCTCCCGTTTTTCGGTTTTAATTGAGCTCTTGCAAAAAGAAAAATATTTAAGCCCCGAAGAAGCCGCTATCGCGCTTGAATGGAACAAGGAACCCGAAACTTGGTTTGACCGTGTACGGCGCGGGTAA
- a CDS encoding dihydroorotate dehydrogenase: MSKLTLDFLGLHLANPLMTASGCFGYGTDYADFFDPNILGAAVLKGLTLEPRDGNAGVRIAETPSGMLNCVGLENVGYDEFVRRVLPEILPQLHIPLIININGKTAEEYAELAARLNGIAEVAAVELNISCPNVKHGGMAFGTDPAQTERVISLVRAASRKPLIVKLSPNVTDITVFARIAEAQGADALSLINTVSGMAIDINTQKPLLGNIFGGLSGPAVKPIAVRMVYQVSQVTSLPIVGMGGIRTAEDAIEFILAGASAVAVGCGLFNNPCAAVEILDGLEWYCERHQTAVTDLVGRSHPDGGAAYRSKLKRRGAVRSTVQ; the protein is encoded by the coding sequence ATGAGCAAACTTACACTGGATTTTTTAGGTTTACATTTAGCGAACCCGTTAATGACGGCGAGCGGCTGTTTCGGCTACGGTACCGACTATGCGGATTTCTTTGATCCGAATATACTCGGCGCAGCGGTACTGAAAGGGTTAACGCTTGAGCCGCGAGATGGTAATGCAGGAGTGCGGATTGCAGAAACGCCGTCCGGTATGCTCAACTGCGTCGGTTTGGAAAATGTCGGTTATGATGAGTTTGTGCGGCGGGTATTACCGGAAATCCTTCCGCAGCTGCACATTCCGTTGATTATTAATATTAACGGTAAAACCGCAGAAGAATATGCGGAACTTGCCGCCCGGCTGAACGGCATCGCGGAAGTCGCGGCCGTAGAGCTCAATATCTCCTGTCCGAATGTAAAGCACGGAGGGATGGCTTTCGGTACCGATCCGGCGCAAACGGAGCGGGTGATCTCGCTGGTACGGGCGGCAAGCCGGAAACCGCTCATCGTGAAGCTGTCGCCGAACGTTACCGACATTACGGTTTTTGCCCGCATCGCGGAGGCTCAAGGCGCGGATGCCTTGTCGCTGATTAACACGGTTTCCGGTATGGCAATCGATATCAATACGCAAAAGCCTCTGCTCGGCAATATTTTCGGCGGACTGTCCGGCCCGGCGGTAAAGCCCATCGCGGTCAGGATGGTCTATCAGGTGTCGCAGGTTACGTCGCTGCCGATTGTCGGGATGGGCGGTATACGGACTGCGGAGGACGCAATCGAATTTATACTTGCAGGCGCTTCGGCAGTTGCGGTCGGCTGCGGTCTTTTTAATAATCCTTGCGCTGCGGTAGAAATACTTGACGGTCTTGAATGGTATTGTGAAAGGCATCAAACTGCCGTTACGGATTTGGTCGGCCGCAGCCATCCCGACGGAGGCGCTGCATACCGCAGCAAACTCAAACGCCGCGGCGCCGTTCGCAGTACTGTTCAATAA
- a CDS encoding orotidine 5'-phosphate decarboxylase / HUMPS family protein, with product MEKTQCGTISSAVREKLIVALDYNTLGQAAALVEQLGDSVTVYKAGLEIFLRTKGAIVDYLHGKTKKYFWI from the coding sequence ATGGAAAAGACACAATGCGGAACCATCAGCAGCGCTGTCCGCGAAAAATTGATTGTTGCGTTGGACTATAACACACTCGGCCAAGCAGCCGCCCTCGTGGAGCAGCTCGGCGATAGTGTTACAGTGTATAAGGCAGGGCTCGAAATTTTCTTACGGACGAAGGGAGCCATTGTCGATTACTTGCACGGAAAAACAAAAAAGTATTTTTGGATTTAA
- a CDS encoding dihydroorotase family protein, whose translation MLILKNGKTVRNEIIDLVINGGIIDDIIIKQALSGQDYPKEVDAVQDSQEIDLEGRVGVVDLEGRLVMPGIIDLHTHMRDPGLTHKEDFYTGSRACAKGGITTFFDMPNTQPPTVTAQALTEKIAQAARVSAVNFGFHFGASKNNNIDEIRRVIGSGQARSTKVFMNVSTGLMLIEDTALLADIFKAGGLVFVHAEAEMIGKAIELNARYGNGLYICHISSEEEMRAVIKAKQNPELHNRQHPIYAEVTPHHLFLHAGMRNANAEADMLLRMKPELKEQSDTAFLMQAIRDGYVDTIGTDHAPHTLDEKLAQLTFGIPGAETSLALMLTAAAEGTITLPLLQKLMSENPAAILGLTRKGVLAKGADADITVADTAVHWQLDRKDIASKCGWSPFEGWNFIGKNYMTIVNGKIVYRDDSFTADLPERPAGRFVFQS comes from the coding sequence GTGCTCATACTCAAAAACGGGAAAACCGTCCGCAACGAAATTATCGATCTTGTCATCAACGGCGGTATAATAGATGACATCATCATCAAACAGGCGCTGTCCGGTCAGGACTATCCAAAAGAGGTGGATGCCGTACAGGATTCGCAGGAGATTGACTTGGAAGGTCGCGTCGGGGTTGTTGACTTGGAAGGCCGCCTCGTTATGCCGGGCATTATCGACCTGCACACCCACATGAGAGATCCGGGGCTTACTCATAAAGAAGATTTTTATACCGGCTCGCGCGCCTGTGCAAAAGGCGGCATAACGACTTTTTTTGATATGCCGAATACGCAGCCGCCGACGGTAACGGCTCAGGCACTTACGGAAAAAATTGCACAGGCGGCACGGGTTTCAGCCGTTAATTTCGGCTTCCACTTCGGAGCCTCAAAAAACAATAATATTGATGAAATCCGGCGTGTTATCGGCAGCGGTCAGGCGCGCAGCACGAAGGTGTTTATGAATGTGAGCACCGGTCTTATGCTGATTGAAGATACCGCTCTGCTGGCTGACATTTTTAAGGCCGGCGGCTTGGTCTTTGTCCATGCCGAAGCGGAGATGATCGGCAAGGCGATTGAGCTGAATGCCCGCTATGGGAACGGTTTGTATATTTGCCATATTTCTTCCGAAGAAGAGATGCGAGCGGTCATCAAGGCGAAGCAAAATCCTGAATTACATAACCGGCAGCATCCCATCTATGCGGAAGTAACGCCTCATCATCTTTTTTTACACGCCGGTATGCGGAACGCGAATGCCGAAGCCGATATGCTGTTGCGGATGAAGCCCGAACTAAAAGAGCAATCCGATACTGCATTTTTGATGCAGGCCATTCGGGACGGATATGTCGATACCATCGGCACCGATCACGCGCCTCATACGCTGGATGAGAAACTGGCACAGCTGACTTTCGGCATCCCCGGCGCCGAAACCTCGCTGGCGCTGATGCTCACTGCGGCCGCGGAAGGAACTATCACGCTGCCGCTGCTCCAAAAACTGATGAGTGAAAACCCTGCTGCAATACTCGGATTAACGCGCAAGGGGGTACTTGCAAAAGGCGCCGATGCCGATATTACCGTTGCCGACACCGCGGTACACTGGCAGCTCGACCGAAAGGACATCGCATCGAAATGCGGATGGTCGCCTTTTGAGGGCTGGAACTTTATCGGTAAAAATTATATGACTATTGTAAACGGCAAGATAGTCTACCGCGACGACAGTTTCACCGCCGACTTACCGGAACGCCCCGCCGGACGTTTCGTATTTCAGTCATAG
- a CDS encoding DEAD/DEAH box helicase produces the protein MLKRFPEYTTDYIAGIMSLRKPQKESLEILAKIVDSVKPDKQSNKQAALKAVHNSYPTCSDFERDFISLTFALATGVGKTRLMGAFIAYLYTNYGIKNLFVTAPNTTIYSKLKQDLGMPHSEKYVLKGLGCFSSTPVIIADEDYRYKNLELFDSDIRIFIFNIDKFNKERAKMRSLSEYLGTSFFGSLASMNDLVLIMDESHHYRAERGVQSLNELKPILGLELTVTPYTKSGTKQINFKNVVYEYPLSKAIADGYTRTPFAVTRQDIQFFNFGEEEIDKVMLNDGILCHERAKLKLEQYAQNTGKRKVKPFMLIVCKDTAHAEKVQNYLSSDSFKDGAYKGKIITVHSNQRGSESEENMKLLLEVEKYENPIEIVIHVNMLKEGWDVNNLYTIVPLRQAASKILREQMVGRGLRLPYGERTGNKEIDMVMLTAHDKFAELLEEAQKGDSIFKAENIIKAEDITQENLRYTQVSLQFDEDAELEKAYRITGMQKNEAHAALFKDTRTLIQKTVGTYIRRQTGTDIKLSFSSGQKTEITQTIKKELSSDKDLSAIYTENADPLASWISETVSDYCETLSSKYIPIPHITITDSGLPEYHFADFDLDLEPFNHTVTGEDILIQNLEDQGDRLHIKGSAIDFEAYNPLAEIMNCLCEKSEIDYRRSAALLQKLVIQVCSHYRNKYSENGMRNIAMMNKKDIADKIHSQLMKHFYCEEAFLEEKVSLVQPYNLEQAYNYSTASRFFDSYDKDIQSVVFTGIKKGVFEEAKFDSKPELILARIMEQDQTVQKWLRPAKKEFNLQYNGGKHYEPDFVAETSSCIYLIEVKGEDKQDTPDVIAKKNRAVRYCKTVSEWIAAHKGKPWKHLFIPSMQISPSSSFTRLAKTYTIETESTDIYKPEPGHGTQIAAER, from the coding sequence ATGCTTAAGCGTTTTCCCGAATACACGACTGACTACATTGCAGGAATAATGAGCCTCAGAAAACCTCAAAAAGAATCTCTTGAAATACTTGCAAAAATAGTCGATTCGGTAAAACCCGATAAACAAAGCAATAAACAAGCTGCCCTCAAAGCGGTACATAACAGCTATCCTACCTGCAGCGATTTTGAGCGTGATTTTATTTCGCTTACCTTTGCTCTTGCAACGGGAGTCGGTAAAACCCGTTTGATGGGAGCCTTCATTGCCTATCTTTATACAAACTACGGTATCAAAAACCTTTTTGTAACGGCTCCCAATACCACCATCTACTCAAAATTAAAACAAGACCTTGGAATGCCTCATAGCGAAAAATATGTTTTAAAAGGACTCGGCTGTTTTTCTTCTACTCCGGTCATCATTGCCGATGAAGACTACCGCTATAAAAATCTTGAACTCTTCGACTCCGATATCCGCATCTTTATTTTTAACATAGATAAATTCAACAAAGAGCGGGCAAAAATGCGGAGCCTTTCCGAATATCTTGGTACCTCTTTTTTTGGAAGTCTTGCTTCTATGAACGACCTTGTATTGATAATGGACGAGTCTCACCACTATCGGGCAGAAAGAGGTGTACAATCGCTGAATGAACTTAAGCCGATTTTAGGCTTGGAGCTTACGGTGACACCTTACACAAAATCGGGAACAAAGCAGATCAACTTTAAAAATGTTGTGTATGAATATCCGCTTTCAAAAGCGATTGCAGACGGCTACACTCGTACCCCCTTTGCAGTAACCCGTCAGGATATTCAATTTTTCAATTTCGGAGAAGAAGAAATTGACAAGGTTATGCTCAATGACGGTATTCTCTGTCATGAACGGGCAAAACTGAAACTTGAACAGTATGCCCAAAACACCGGTAAGCGGAAAGTAAAACCTTTCATGCTTATTGTCTGTAAAGATACAGCCCATGCCGAAAAGGTGCAAAACTACCTCAGTTCGGATTCTTTTAAGGACGGAGCTTACAAGGGAAAAATCATTACAGTACATTCAAATCAAAGAGGCAGCGAAAGCGAAGAGAACATGAAGCTTTTGCTTGAGGTCGAAAAATACGAAAATCCGATTGAAATTGTTATTCATGTAAATATGCTCAAAGAAGGCTGGGACGTTAATAACCTCTATACAATAGTTCCTTTGCGGCAAGCAGCTTCAAAAATCTTAAGGGAACAAATGGTCGGCCGCGGTTTACGCCTTCCCTACGGCGAGCGGACAGGCAATAAAGAAATTGACATGGTAATGCTTACCGCTCACGATAAATTTGCCGAACTTTTAGAAGAAGCGCAAAAAGGCGATTCCATATTTAAAGCCGAAAATATCATAAAGGCGGAAGACATTACTCAGGAAAATCTTAGGTACACTCAAGTATCCCTTCAATTCGATGAAGATGCGGAATTGGAAAAAGCCTATCGGATAACCGGAATGCAGAAAAACGAAGCACATGCTGCATTGTTCAAAGATACCCGAACACTCATACAAAAAACGGTAGGGACATATATTCGCCGGCAAACCGGTACGGACATAAAGTTGAGTTTCTCAAGTGGCCAAAAAACGGAAATTACACAGACCATTAAAAAGGAACTTTCATCGGATAAAGATTTAAGTGCAATCTATACAGAGAATGCCGATCCGCTTGCTTCGTGGATTAGCGAAACCGTTTCCGACTATTGCGAAACACTTTCTTCAAAATACATACCTATTCCGCATATTACCATTACCGATTCGGGCTTACCGGAATACCATTTTGCGGATTTTGATCTTGACCTTGAACCCTTTAATCATACGGTAACGGGTGAAGATATCCTTATACAAAATTTGGAAGATCAGGGGGACAGGCTTCATATCAAAGGTTCCGCCATTGACTTTGAGGCTTACAACCCGCTTGCAGAGATTATGAACTGCCTATGCGAAAAATCTGAAATTGATTATCGGCGTTCTGCAGCACTGTTACAAAAGCTGGTTATTCAAGTTTGTTCTCATTACAGAAATAAATATTCCGAAAACGGTATGAGAAATATCGCAATGATGAATAAAAAAGATATTGCCGATAAAATTCACTCACAGCTTATGAAGCATTTTTATTGTGAAGAAGCTTTCCTTGAAGAAAAAGTTTCGTTAGTGCAGCCCTATAATCTTGAACAAGCCTACAACTACTCGACCGCTTCCCGTTTCTTTGATTCTTATGACAAAGACATACAATCGGTTGTATTTACCGGTATAAAAAAAGGAGTATTCGAGGAAGCAAAGTTTGACAGCAAACCGGAACTCATTCTCGCCCGTATCATGGAACAAGATCAGACGGTTCAAAAATGGCTTCGTCCTGCAAAAAAAGAATTCAACCTGCAATACAACGGAGGCAAGCATTACGAACCCGATTTTGTAGCAGAAACATCTTCTTGCATTTATTTGATTGAAGTAAAAGGAGAAGACAAACAGGACACACCCGATGTCATTGCAAAGAAAAACAGGGCAGTCCGCTACTGCAAAACCGTTTCCGAATGGATCGCGGCACATAAAGGCAAACCATGGAAACATCTTTTTATTCCCTCAATGCAGATAAGCCCTTCTTCCTCTTTTACCCGGCTGGCAAAAACCTATACTATCGAAACGGAATCTACCGATATCTACAAACCCGAGCCCGGACATGGTACACAGATTGCTGCGGAAAGATAA
- a CDS encoding dihydroorotate dehydrogenase electron transfer subunit, translating to MEHRCGKKYFEKTEIVSHEYAGADCYCLTVRLPRKVEDSELPRAGQFYMISLRDKSHILPRPISLHSFDEKQGTLSFVYRPIGAGTQELTQYRAGESLAIQGPLGNGFTVPSAGSCHIIAGGGIGLAPLPQLIRAIRSRQPEARIVFFAGGRDRHIQELIDFFALPADIELILCTDDGSLGIHGFVPDALSAYIEKHRSSGASSADIAMIYACGPTAMLNKIRAFSRSAQLPCQLSLERRMACGVRACMGCSVQTDAGVKKVCADGPVFDSLLFPYGLP from the coding sequence ATGGAACACCGGTGCGGAAAAAAGTATTTTGAAAAAACCGAAATTGTTTCCCATGAATATGCGGGAGCCGATTGTTACTGTCTCACTGTCCGATTGCCGCGGAAGGTGGAAGACTCCGAGCTTCCCCGTGCGGGACAGTTTTACATGATCAGTTTGCGCGATAAATCTCATATTTTACCCCGCCCCATCAGTCTGCATTCATTTGATGAGAAACAGGGGACTTTGAGCTTTGTATATCGCCCCATAGGCGCCGGCACACAAGAATTAACACAGTACCGTGCCGGTGAAAGTCTTGCTATTCAAGGCCCCTTGGGGAACGGCTTTACGGTTCCTTCCGCCGGCTCCTGTCATATTATCGCGGGAGGCGGTATAGGGCTTGCACCGCTGCCTCAACTGATACGGGCGATTCGCAGCAGGCAGCCGGAAGCGCGCATTGTTTTTTTTGCAGGAGGACGCGACCGGCATATTCAAGAACTTATCGATTTTTTTGCCCTGCCTGCGGATATTGAACTCATCCTTTGTACCGATGACGGCAGCCTCGGCATCCACGGCTTTGTGCCCGATGCGCTTTCAGCCTATATTGAAAAACACCGCAGCAGCGGGGCTTCCTCTGCGGATATTGCGATGATCTATGCCTGCGGGCCAACTGCGATGCTGAATAAAATACGTGCTTTTTCCCGGTCGGCGCAGTTACCCTGTCAGCTTTCCCTTGAGCGTCGAATGGCTTGCGGTGTGCGCGCCTGTATGGGATGTTCGGTTCAAACAGATGCGGGGGTTAAAAAAGTATGCGCCGACGGCCCTGTTTTTGATTCGCTTTTATTTCCGTACGGGCTACCGTAA
- a CDS encoding iron ABC transporter permease: protein MPTQAYLQITGMFDLNGGSSLSFLLIIPALFVFFFQQMLVGRKSYVTVSGKSAAQSKFIPLPKWMKILCYCIAFIVIIFVIYLYFIILAGSFVKVWGIDNTLTLQNYRYVFANGKKALSDTLTIAIISTLLGALLSVVIGYIIQRKEFPAKRLLDFSSLLNYALPGTVVGIAYIAAFNKRPILLTGTMTILVAAYIFRYYATGIRSVIASLQQIDPSLEEASASLGAGAVRTFTHVTIPLIIPAILTGMRYLFIHCMTAISATIFLVSARWTLLTTRILESMTELQFPQASAFSIVLIIIVFAADALIALCMKLYSMQFTKEAKQKL, encoded by the coding sequence TTGCCGACACAGGCATATCTGCAAATCACCGGTATGTTCGATTTGAATGGCGGATCATCCCTTTCGTTTTTATTAATAATCCCTGCGCTGTTCGTATTCTTTTTCCAGCAGATGCTTGTTGGACGAAAAAGCTATGTAACCGTTTCGGGTAAGAGTGCAGCGCAATCGAAATTCATTCCGTTGCCGAAGTGGATGAAAATACTTTGCTATTGTATTGCCTTTATCGTAATTATTTTTGTTATCTACTTGTATTTTATTATCCTTGCCGGTTCGTTTGTTAAAGTATGGGGCATCGACAATACGCTGACACTGCAAAATTACCGATACGTTTTTGCAAATGGAAAAAAGGCGCTTTCCGATACGCTGACAATCGCAATTATCTCGACGCTGCTCGGTGCTTTGCTTTCGGTTGTCATCGGTTACATCATTCAGCGGAAGGAATTTCCGGCAAAACGCCTGCTCGATTTTTCTTCGCTGCTTAACTATGCGCTGCCCGGTACAGTCGTCGGTATTGCGTATATTGCGGCATTCAATAAACGTCCGATTTTATTAACCGGTACAATGACAATCCTCGTCGCCGCGTATATTTTCCGCTACTATGCAACAGGTATCCGATCTGTTATCGCATCGCTGCAGCAGATTGATCCTAGCCTCGAAGAAGCATCCGCGAGTCTCGGTGCGGGAGCCGTGCGTACATTTACACATGTAACGATTCCGCTTATCATCCCGGCGATACTTACGGGCATGCGCTACCTCTTTATCCATTGTATGACAGCGATCAGTGCAACGATATTCCTTGTTTCGGCGCGCTGGACACTTTTGACGACACGCATCCTCGAAAGCATGACGGAACTGCAATTTCCGCAAGCCTCTGCATTTTCGATCGTGCTCATTATCATCGTCTTTGCTGCCGATGCACTTATCGCACTGTGCATGAAATTATACTCGATGCAGTTTACAAAAGAAGCGAAGCAAAAATTATAA
- a CDS encoding IS3 family transposase, producing the protein MEKDGLFAYIHHRTAEKLFSARMLCATLPVSESGFYKWKRNRKKVKAWQKLLAQMHQILDEDEENKNYGDRRMQIALEQRGIKRSLSTVRRAMARGNLLHEDRRSPDGLTKADKKAMRPQNIIKQDFSAQEPLRKLLTDITQILCKDGKLYVSPLFDCYNGEIISLVMDTNMKKELCIKTITEAYKNFDIKSRAIIHSDCGSQYTSSEYKKTLGQLHAVQSMSGVGKCWDNARMESWFATLKKEKLYQLDTTKLTVEEVKTIVWRYTFAYYNTKRVTTVNPNGLPPLVYRKTAAKKSAA; encoded by the coding sequence ATAGAAAAGGATGGTCTTTTCGCTTACATCCACCACCGTACTGCTGAGAAGCTGTTTTCAGCACGGATGCTGTGCGCGACTCTTCCGGTCAGTGAAAGCGGTTTTTATAAATGGAAGCGAAACAGGAAAAAGGTGAAAGCATGGCAGAAACTGCTTGCTCAAATGCATCAGATTCTTGATGAGGATGAAGAAAACAAGAACTATGGGGACAGGCGTATGCAGATAGCACTTGAACAACGGGGCATTAAGCGTTCATTGTCAACGGTAAGACGCGCGATGGCACGAGGAAATCTGCTGCATGAAGACAGAAGAAGCCCTGACGGTCTTACAAAAGCCGACAAAAAGGCGATGAGGCCGCAGAATATCATCAAGCAAGACTTTAGTGCACAAGAGCCGTTGAGAAAATTGCTGACGGATATAACGCAGATACTGTGCAAAGACGGAAAACTGTATGTGTCGCCGCTTTTTGACTGTTATAATGGAGAGATCATTTCTCTTGTAATGGACACAAACATGAAAAAGGAACTATGCATAAAAACGATAACGGAGGCATACAAAAACTTTGATATAAAAAGCAGAGCGATAATTCATAGCGATTGCGGAAGCCAATATACGAGTAGCGAATACAAAAAGACGCTCGGACAGCTGCACGCTGTCCAGAGTATGAGCGGAGTTGGGAAATGCTGGGATAATGCGCGAATGGAAAGTTGGTTTGCGACGCTGAAAAAAGAAAAGCTGTATCAGCTTGATACGACAAAACTCACTGTTGAGGAAGTCAAGACGATCGTCTGGAGATACACGTTTGCTTATTACAACACCAAGCGTGTAACGACGGTAAATCCCAATGGCTTACCTCCACTGGTATACAGAAAAACAGCAGCTAAAAAAAGTGCTGCTTAA
- the pyrF gene encoding orotidine-5'-phosphate decarboxylase, whose translation MDLKFHDITNTVVQACLFAVEQNVFMFNVHCSNSEKTMRAVAEMLKEKGSRSICIGVTVLTNLNAQDLQQFYGAAVDVETTVEAMAAAVSNAGLQGIVCSAQEAAAIKQRFGKSFITVCPGVRPAFTQSGSYAQNRKEDQARVMTAYEAVKNGADYLVVGRPITQHPDPVQAVHAVLEEIRQATEG comes from the coding sequence TTGGATTTAAAGTTCCACGATATTACCAACACTGTTGTACAGGCCTGCCTTTTTGCGGTGGAGCAAAACGTGTTCATGTTCAATGTGCATTGCTCCAACAGCGAAAAAACCATGCGGGCAGTCGCCGAGATGCTCAAAGAAAAAGGTTCTCGGAGCATTTGCATCGGCGTAACGGTCTTAACCAATTTAAACGCACAGGACTTACAGCAATTCTACGGAGCTGCCGTCGATGTTGAAACAACCGTCGAAGCGATGGCGGCCGCTGTCAGCAATGCCGGTTTGCAGGGTATTGTCTGTTCCGCTCAGGAGGCTGCCGCTATTAAACAGCGTTTCGGCAAGAGTTTCATTACCGTATGCCCGGGAGTCCGCCCAGCCTTTACCCAAAGCGGGTCGTATGCTCAAAACCGCAAAGAAGATCAGGCGCGGGTGATGACTGCCTACGAAGCGGTAAAAAACGGAGCCGATTATTTGGTGGTCGGCCGCCCGATTACCCAACATCCCGATCCCGTTCAGGCGGTGCACGCGGTTTTGGAGGAAATTAGGCAGGCAACGGAGGGCTAA
- a CDS encoding transposase, which translates to MKRYDENFKIEALKLSDYIGVKKACEQLNVNYGTLAGWRKQRVKKNKEGKNTEADIHKENSRLKKEIAELKNANEILKDALGFFVQDRKK; encoded by the coding sequence ATGAAACGGTACGATGAGAACTTTAAAATCGAGGCATTGAAGCTGTCGGACTATATCGGAGTGAAGAAAGCGTGTGAACAGCTTAACGTGAACTATGGAACATTGGCAGGATGGAGAAAGCAGCGGGTAAAGAAAAACAAAGAAGGAAAAAATACAGAAGCTGACATTCACAAAGAGAACAGCAGGCTCAAAAAAGAAATAGCCGAGCTTAAAAATGCGAATGAGATACTCAAGGATGCACTCGGTTTTTTCGTTCAAGACCGGAAGAAATAG
- a CDS encoding ABC transporter ATP-binding protein, with product MADISLVLKDVTKTFPERHGGIFNAVDKVNIEVAKGEMVTFLGPSGCGKTTTLRMIAGFVSPTSGSITIAGKDMTSVPVNERAIGFVFQNYALFPHMTIYKNVGYGLKARGEKDADIHDKIINALKLVGLSGDENRYPNQLSGGEQQRVALARVIVMEPSLLLMDEPLSNLDAKLRIHMRTEIRRIQKALGTTCLYVTHDQSEALTVSDRIVVMSRGKVEQIGTPLEIYGSPASTFVADFIGQANIVPAKVQKIEGDMITASISSVNEVTARRGCADSPAVNADVFFVVRPENISVQDKDAGSVKAVVQTSVFVGSHVEYDLLFNEKTAIKASVDFKPDMKLYQSGDIVSLGFDEKTTLFLDR from the coding sequence ATGGCAGATATATCACTTGTTTTAAAAGATGTTACAAAAACATTTCCCGAACGGCACGGCGGCATTTTCAATGCAGTTGATAAGGTCAATATCGAAGTCGCGAAAGGAGAGATGGTTACGTTTTTGGGGCCGTCAGGTTGCGGTAAAACGACGACATTGCGCATGATAGCGGGGTTTGTCAGCCCGACAAGCGGCAGCATCACTATTGCAGGCAAAGACATGACGAGTGTACCGGTAAATGAACGCGCGATCGGATTCGTGTTTCAAAACTACGCGCTTTTCCCGCATATGACGATTTACAAAAATGTCGGATACGGATTGAAAGCTCGCGGCGAAAAAGACGCGGACATCCATGATAAAATCATCAATGCATTGAAACTTGTCGGGTTAAGCGGAGACGAAAACCGTTACCCCAATCAACTGTCCGGCGGTGAACAGCAGCGCGTTGCCCTTGCCCGCGTCATCGTTATGGAACCGTCACTCTTGTTGATGGACGAACCGCTTTCGAACCTTGACGCAAAACTGAGGATTCACATGCGCACGGAAATTCGCAGAATTCAAAAAGCGCTTGGAACAACATGCTTGTATGTTACGCACGACCAATCGGAAGCGCTCACTGTTTCCGACAGAATCGTTGTTATGAGCCGCGGTAAAGTTGAACAGATCGGAACACCGCTTGAAATATACGGCAGCCCCGCATCGACTTTTGTCGCCGATTTTATCGGTCAAGCGAATATCGTTCCTGCAAAAGTGCAAAAAATCGAAGGAGATATGATTACCGCGTCGATTTCTTCCGTCAATGAAGTAACTGCGAGACGGGGCTGTGCAGACTCTCCAGCGGTGAATGCAGACGTATTTTTTGTTGTCCGTCCCGAAAATATTTCCGTACAGGATAAAGATGCCGGTTCCGTCAAAGCCGTTGTGCAGACTTCTGTTTTCGTCGGCAGTCACGTCGAATACGATCTGTTGTTCAATGAAAAAACAGCTATCAAAGCAAGTGTCGATTTTAAGCCGGATATGAAACTCTACCAAAGCGGAGACATTGTATCACTCGGCTTTGACGAAAAAACAACGCTGTTTTTGGATAGGTAA